AGCCCGGCATGCGCGTGCTGGACGTGGGCTGCGGCGTGGGGGACGTGTCCTTCCTCGCCGCGGAGCTGGTGGGCCCCACGGGCGAGGTGGTGGGCGTGGACCGCGAGCCCCGCGTCCTCGCCTGCGCCCAGCGCCGCGTCGAGTCGCGCGGCCTGTCCCACGTGCGCTTCCAGCAGAGCAGCCTGGAGTCCCTGCCCGTCGAAGCCCCCTTCGACGCCATCATCGGCCGGCTGGTGCTGATGTTCCAGCCGGACCCGGTGACGTTCGTCCGCCGCATGGTGGAGCACCTGCGCCCCGGCGGCGTGCTGGCGATGCATGAGCTGGAGCTGGCGGCCATGGGCCTGGCGCACCCGAAGCTGCCGCTGTTCAACCGCGTCTGGGGCTGGATGCTGCCCACCTGCGAACGCGTGGGCATCAAGGTCCACATGGGCATGGAGCTGGTGTCCACGCTGCGGCGGGCCGGG
This DNA window, taken from Corallococcus coralloides DSM 2259, encodes the following:
- a CDS encoding class I SAM-dependent methyltransferase; this translates as MRVEENSAAAEYVQGNEDRELRRLMLQAQVYAPLTEGVLRAAGLKPGMRVLDVGCGVGDVSFLAAELVGPTGEVVGVDREPRVLACAQRRVESRGLSHVRFQQSSLESLPVEAPFDAIIGRLVLMFQPDPVTFVRRMVEHLRPGGVLAMHELELAAMGLAHPKLPLFNRVWGWMLPTCERVGIKVHMGMELVSTLRRAGLVVDDGVVGGRLGVTPDAETTHALVETVRTLLPHMERLGVALAMEVDIDTLAARLTAELRANGGVLVPSLMVGVWGHRPGPV